The genomic interval TGAGTGCCCCTGGAGCCAAGGGCTTGAAAGGGACCAAATCACTGTGATCTACTTCAAGAGGGACAGCCACACAGAAGCACACCAACACACTTAAAGCTTTGCTCCAACTAAATCATTTAGTTTTCCTTGAAGAAATGACTGAAAAACACAACTCTAGAAAAACAAGGCTGAGACAGCATTCTTCGTGTTGCGTAACAAAACCGACCCTTTAGGAGACACGGTCATAATGCCCATGGCGGGTCTAGCTATGGAGATGTGAAATCCATGCATACAAGTTTCATAactgaaagagaggaaaaaaagccaaaggaaaaacTCCAAATAAACGCTGCGTATACATGATGTCCCTTTTGCATTGCACGTCAGAAGGGGGGACCAGCAGCAGCCCAGCCCCCCTCAGTAAACCAAGGGCAAAACCCTGCAGACGACCTCGGCACCAGACGTCAGGGCTTTAGCAGTCTCCAGTTGCAGGCCACAGTCCTTGAGGTCGTTGGTACCTGCCTTCTCCACCTCCCCTCAGCTCATGGCTGCCCTGCTAGGACTAGAGCGGAGGGCTTTTGTGTGATCTTCTCATGTAAATAAACACAATTGGAGGATGGGTGGGGGCCTCTTGTCTACTGGGAAATCATTTTTCAAGCTTGGGCATAAGAAACCTTATACAATTTGCATAAACAGTTAAGAGTAAACGAGATTATTTGGAATAAATGCAAGTAACGTATTTTGACAGTGGCAGATTCAGTCGCTACTGAAGACGGTATTTTGGGGGTAAAAAGACAAGTCAGGGTTTGCTGTACAAGATGCTGGAAGGCACAGAACGACCCCCAAGTTCAGTCTCTGCATTTTCATTGTCTCGTGATTCCCTTGTTCAACCAAGCACCAGAGGGGATGTGTAAGCGCTTGAGCACTTAAGGGTTTGAACTGCTCTAGAAATTGGTAAAAACCTCAGTTAACAGGGGAATAAGGGGGACGGGAAGGTTCTGACAAAGTGCAGTTCTAAATACATGTttaaatgaacaacaacaaacaacaaaacaaaagaaaaaaaagaaaggaaaagtgataTAATGCTGTTTTGTTCCAATGCTGCAGCCTCAGCCCACGATGCGAGGAATGACGTCTGCCGCACGGAAGGGGGTGGCTGTGGTCAAGCAGCGCATGGGTGGCTGGGTGGTGTGTGTGAACAACACAACATGACACTGGACCATGGCCACTGCCTAACACAGGTCAGCCCCTCAAGGTGTAGGTGGGCAGGGGCACACAGGGGCTTGGGCAAACTGAGGCTCAGGCTTCCTGGTGCCCGCAGGGCAGGgttagtggtgatggtgatgggcGGGGCGGCGGCGGTAAGGCGGGCAGTGTTGGGGCTCATCTCGCACGCGGCGCTCTCCCTGCTCTTCCTGGCAGCAGCAGGAAGACTGGGGTCCTTGTTGCTGAAAAAATAGACTCTGAAGAAAACCCTTGCTGTCCTCTTGTAGCCGCGGGCACAGATGAGCAGTGATGGCTTCCCAGGACGGCGGTGGGTGGGTGCCACCCCCGCCAGAGTGGGTGTCCAGATGGCGTCACGTGTAGGGGCCTTTTACAGTTAGTCATTAAAAAACATGTTGATTTTCTGAATATCAAGTCTCCTTACTGGTTTTAAATAGCTTATAACAAAAGTGTAAATGTTAGAATGTTCTAGCAAGCAGAGGACCAGCTACAAACCGCAGAGCCATTCTCAACTCTGGTTGCAGCTGGGGGACATGGCTTGCTCACTTGAACTTGGCCAGTAGAAAATTTTGCAGTGGATTCCAAAAGTATGTGGTTACAAACACTCGCTTGGTAATAGGCACAGTAGAGACGTTGTGCTGTGTGGCTGCAGAGGCATGGGCCGGGCCTGCAAAGCCACGTACCCGCTGCCCTCTGCGCACGCATAGAGGTCCATGTGGCAGTGGCAATCACTGCCCAGGCTAGGGATCCAGCTCAGCGTTGCTCTCACCTCCAGAATTCTCAGGCCGTGGCCGCGGCCACAGCTGCTCCTGAAGCTCCTTCACCACCTTCTCCAGGTGCTCACGGGCCTCACGCTCCCGCAGCAGGTCAGCTCGAAGCTGCTCACGGTCAGCCTCTGCATGCTGCAGCTTCGCTTGCAGGTCCTCAATCTGAAAGGGATGCGAATGAGTGGTCAGCAGCGCCTAACACCAGCACTTACTACTCAAGAGCCCAACCCAGGTGCCATGTCTGTTCCTCTTCCACCTGAAGGCTCACAGGGAAGGGCCCAGATACCCAGGAGTGGGAGGGAACCAAACAGCAGTGAAAATGTGGAACCTTTTCCTTTAAGGGCTCACTGGGTTGGAGCCCTAAGCTGCAGAAATTGTCACTGTCTGCCCGTCTCCTGATCCCAGTTTAGAGCTTGCTTCCCAAGCCAGCAGCAGGGAGGAAAGCCTACATTCTGGGGCCATAATGGTCCAAGTGGGGTGGACCCAAGGCTATGGAAAatagtccccagcacccaggccCAGGTATGCTGGACATACCACAGGGTCTCCAGGAGTAGCAACCATCACCTCAGATCCAGCTGGGaatgggtaaactgaggcccTTGGATTGGTAACAGCAGCTATCTCTGTACATGCCAGTGTTACCAGCGAACCTACTACAGTACCTACCTGGGCTGAGTACTTGGCACGCAGGCGCCCGGCCTCGCAGCCCTTGTCACACACCCGGACCTGCCGCGCCTGCTCCAGCTCTCGCTTCAGTCGCACCCGGGACTCGTTGGCCTCTTTCATCTTCTTCTCATTTTCAGCTCGGAGCCGCTCAATCTCTTTCCTCAAACTGCGCTTAGCCTCTGTGGCTTCCCGCAGTTTCTCCTTCTTGGCCACACGCAAGAACTCTAGCTCCTGGGAGAACACAGAGCCAACAGGTTCAACGTATTGCCAGCCCAGCATCTTCCCACCCATCCTGCCATCCGACAGGCTGTTCTCCTGACTGCCAGTGTCCTTCCCTACAGGGCCCAGCAGTGAGCTGTGACTAGCTGGTGTCTGCTCCATCATTTGTAGGCTGCAGCAGAGCCTCCTcacacctcctcctcccacaTGCCTTATTTCAATGAGAATGGAGGAGAGCACCAGCAGTCTCAGACACTGCACCTGAGGCCTGGGGAGCCATTTACTTTTGGTACATCTCATGTCCTCCCCTACTTGTTAGCATGCAGTGTGACCCCTGACCCCCATGAATAGTCATGTGGAAAATCACACCTCCACTCAGAGTGGGGGCAAGGAAAGATGAGGGAATGACTAAGATTCACTCTGAGGAGAACTTTGAAATCCTGCAGCCCTGAGGATTGACAGGGTTGTGTTGTGTTAAAGCCCACGCATGGGAGGCTGCCCCCAGAGCTGCCAGACTCAGGCTGAGGTGTGAATTCGGCTGAGGTTGAGCCTGCAGCAAAGCCTTAATGCTGAGCCCTGGTGAAGAACATTGGCTGAGCTCCTCACTCTCCCTAGGCACCTGAGAACTGGGCCTCCCTTACTCATGTCAGAAAAACCAAGAGCATGAAAAGAAGGTGCAAGAGGAAAGGCTCCAGCCTAGAAAAGAGGTAAGAGCACAGGAGCCATAGTAAGCAGCGGAGACAGACACCTCCTAAGCAGATATTCCCAGATGCCTTCCCTCTTCCCCGAGGCCTGCTAACTCCATCCTGACACTGGTGGCAAATAAACCAACTCCTCACAAGAGTGACAGGCAGCACTCCTACAGCCACTCCTCCCTCCTATTAACACTCTAGCCTTTGTCATGGCTGAGAAAACACACCAATTCTTTAGTGAGGCTCACGGACAGGGAGAGCTGAGGCTGGGACCACTATGGGAGCCTTCCTGGAAGCAAATACCTCACAGGGCTGGGCCCTTCAGAGGACTGGAGAAGAACTCCAAGGTTTCCCAAGAGGGCTTGGGCAGCTGAAAAGAAAGCTGTCTGTCTCCTGTATTTCATGGGTCTCTTTGCTGCCCACCTTACCTGGTGTAGACTGCGCTTAGCCTGCAGGGCTGCTGTTAGCTTCTCCTCTTGCTTAACTCGCATTTTGACCACCTCATGCAGGAACTTTTCTTTGGCTTCCTTGGTATCCAGGCCGCCCTCCAGGGCTTGCCGTAGGTGCTCCAACTCTGCCTCCAGCCCACTTGGGGCATCAACATGGGCTGCAGCATCAGGGGCAACCACAGGTGGAGCATGCATGCCTGGGGAGCTCAGATCCTTGGCAGAGCTGGACGAGGTAAAGGACGGGGAGGACAGCGAGGACAAGGAGGAGGTGACtgaggacagacagagaaaccaaagcaTTAGGCACTCTGAGGTACGTTGGCTTGGTCATACCAAATGCACCCCTTTCCCTCACCTCCCAAGGGGAAGAATCCAAGTCCATACTTACATTCCTCTCTGCTTTCAACTTCAACCTCGGCCTCAGAATCCTTGTCCTCCTCCACGgcagccacaggggtcagcatGTCTGGGGCTCCTGGTGTGTCCATGGTCAGCTTCCGCTTTCGTGGCTGGATACAAGTAGTAAGAGGCTCTGGTGCCCGGGAGACCACGGTGGTGCATGGTGGACTGTTCACAACCTTTTGCTGGGTTGGTGGTGCTAGGGCCACATTGGGGGCCACGGCTGTCTCAAAGCTCTTGTAGGAGTAGAAGCTATAGGAAACAGAAGCTTAGCCAGAGTGCGTCTGCCTCTCAAATGCCTACGTGAGCTGTAGAATGCACCCTGCTCAGTCAGCCAGGACACAGGACAGTATCTTCTCTCCTCTACCTCACAAGGTCAGgattcaaatggctgagaaccacAGACTTCCCCACAGGTTGGGCTAGGACAGTACACAGCTAGACCTTCATGTTTTCAGAGGTAGGATCTTTATGCAagcctggcttggaatttgctaTCAATTCcaaactggcctgaaactcacagagagtcatttgcctctgcctcctgaatgctggaggcTAACTCTTAATATTGTCTGTGAACTCAGCACCTTCATACAAGACTTCAAAGTTCTAAGCAGTTTATCCTAAGACTAAAGGCACCAATGCCATCAAAGCCTGCTAAACCAGAGTTCAGTCTTGTCTATTCCCCACTCACCTGTCTCGAATCAAGGCTGGGAGGTGTGGGGACGTCTCCTTCTCACTTGCAGACACTGCAGGGGACCAGGGCCGGAAAGCAGATAGGCGCTGGCGAGGGTGAGTGCAGCCGAGGCTCTGTCAAGAAAATCTATGTAAGTGACTACAGAAAACCAGGCCACTTTCGGTCCCTGAGGCTGAGTAGAGCCACAGAATTGGCCTTGCACCCTCCCCAAAGACCCCAGACAGGTTCCCACATAGCACCTTATTGGAGGAACCAGCCAAGGTCCGCAGCCAAGTGGACTGCTTCGCAGAAGACGCAGGGGACTGTGAGGAAGTGTCGTCTGCTTTGGGTCTTATGGAAGCAGGGGGCTCTGAGACCTGTGATCGATACAAAAGGCCCTGTTGGGATCCCTGGGCCCAGGCAGATCTTCCCACCTGGTCTTCCTGCCAGCCCGGTGGTAGCAAGTTCCCCACCACAGCTATGAAGGAGCCCCAGGGACCCAAAAACGTACGGAGCTACAAACACAGTGCACCCTTGGCCCTGTGCAGAAAGGTCAGCCTGATGTATCTGCTAAGGGATGAGGGCGTCGCATAAGATAGAGAAATACTGTGCTGCTGTGGGCTGCTATGAGGTGACCTCACTAACAGCTGCAGTGGGTTCTGTGTGAATCGCCAAGACCcatcctggcctccacagtgctCGGACCGCCGATTCTTTGCCTTTAGTCCACGCTATTTCTTTAGAACACAGATATGATGCTGGGAAGGCTGGACGGGACCTGTCCTATTCTATGGCCATATCAGGAATGGCTAAATGACCCAGCAGTAATGAATTCAGGCTCGAGTGTGACCCAACAACCAGCTGTACTAAACCGTGTAAGGAGCCTGGGAGGGCTGTCCTCTGGGTGGTCTTTATCACTGCCTCATTAGAGAGCGTTACAATTACGCTCTCCCCAGAGGAAGGAAATATTCAACTTGAAGGACCATGACATACCTCACAAAACAGCTTTAACCAGGTGTCACCACAATGCCTTTGCTGTCAGCTTACAGAAGCCACCCAGTACCCTAACTTTTCTCAAGCACCAGCTGTGGTCTATTTGACATCCAGAATTAAGTGGTACACACCTGAGCCAGTTCTGTATGTGTAATCCAATGACCCTCCACCTAAAtgtcacatgtcacacacacacacccctgacaTTCCATCTGTAGGACAACCCATCGGTATCTTCCAGAGCAGCTAAGCCTATAGAAGCTGAGCTACTGTCCCCCAAGGCAGACATACCAGAGTTTCCACCTTGGTCCCAAACACAGCCTCCTTTTAGAGGAGGAGCTACTTTGGGTGTGATGGGAGGATGCAGCCAAAGTGAGGTCTCTGACCTCCAGCCAGGGGAGCTCAGGTCTACAAAAGAACAGGGCTCTTCTCTAGAATACTTGAGGGGAACACCTTATCATAAAACTGGCCTTGCCTCCCTTGAAGAGACAACGAGGAAGAAGGCAGCCAAGGTACCAGCTTGATAGGTTTCCTTCCATGAAACCTGGAGAGGAGGGTTGATCAGCCCCACTGGAGGCTTTCAGTACGGCCCAGGTAGTATGCAGTGCATGTGCTGGGTCCCTGTCCAGTGCTTAGTGCTTGTGCCTGGGAGGCCTGCTGCCCTTGCAAGAATAAGCAAGTATTTGGGGCCAGCAGGACAGTGAGTACCTCTACCCCTAGTGCTCTGAAAGGGAAGGCCCTCTGTattcagggggtggggtgggggtgggggtgctgcgCTTAGGGGAGCCATTGGAGGGACAGCATTGGTGTTGTTCCCAGGGCACTTTCAGAGACAAACCCATGCTCGGCCGGGGTGCACCGGGGTTCCTCAAACACATACAAGTAACTGTTCAAGAAAAAAGACACTAAAACTACCTTTCTAGAAGGAATAACTCCTGGTGTCAAGCTGTCACTTAGCAGAGGTTCTGTTAGTGGAGGCCATGTGTGCTCCCTTCAGTAGATACTCAGGATGCTGGCTGGGGCAGAAGAACCCACTTCCGGAATTGCCAGGATCTCTCCCACAATGAAGGCAGAAGGGGGTTATTGCACACCAGGGTGGGGCTTCCTGTCTGAGCAGACACTGGAACAGGTGCAAAAAGTAAGCTCTATTctttcacagagaaagccacaagTCTAGTCTGGGACACCTCTCAGGCAACCTCAAAACTGTGACCCAGCAGAAAACGCTGGAGAATAGGACCACTGGGTGAGGCCACTTCCTGTTCTGAAGAGCCatggtgtgggggggaggggggcggcGGGGTGCTAGACTACTGTACTGGGGTCAAAGTCCCCTAAGGCAACCCAGCTGTTTCACAAATGGGATGGGGAAGCCCCTGGAGCTAGTGGAAGAGTCTCAAGGAACAACTCTCCTGAGATTTTCATAGAAAGTCCAAAGGCAACCAGAACTCTTGGAGAACAAGGAAGTGTTAAAACTAGACAGCGCCAGGAATTTCCCCTTTAATACCAATCTAGTTGCACACATGAGGGTGAAGCTGAAGGGCATTTGTTAAGCAATATTACCCTGAAGAAGGGCCACCTGGCAGGTGTCCTACTTTTCAAAGGTGCAGAGAAAGAGCTCTGTCAGGCCTGGGATATCACTGTCCACAGCAAGGATACTAGGGGTCCGAGGAGTCAGCCAATGGTTAAGAACAAAACTGTACCATAGTGTGTTCCCTCTAGGAGAACCAGTTAGGACCAGTTAGTCACCTATGGTTTCCAACCTCCACAGTGCCTACAAGCCAGGCAGGGAGCTCTGGGCCCACATGCTAAAGCCAGGACCTAAACAGGTTGACAAGAGGCAGCCCTGCCCCCACAAGTCCAATACTAAGAGCTATTATCAGGCTATATCAGGGAGGAGCCAGCTAAGCTGGCCACAGCAGTGCTCCGTGGCCACTTCCTCTCGGGGCTTCAGACAGTGGTGTTTGTTTCTCCCACATCCCAAGGGCGAAGACACTGAGAACAGGTGTCACTGAGTGTGACCTCTGCACCTGTGCAGGAAAGGCAGGGCCAGGCAGGGCTGTGGATATGCAGATCTCAAAGCAGGTGAAGAGCCAGCTGTATGTGCCCacccctgcccaccccaccccaccctctactgTGAAGTCTGTGTACTCTGACCTACGGGAACTTAAGAATTCCACATCTCCACCTCCAAACTTCTACCTTAGAAAGAATACTTGAGACACTCTTGCAGACCAAGAAGAGAAACAGGGCAGGACAATATGGGCCTGTGGGTTACAGTGGAGCCTGGCATTCAGATGAGCTGTGGCCAATGTGGCTGCTGTGTCTAGCACTTGTCTCTAGCCTCAGATGGTACAGAGAACTGCCAGGCTGAGCCTCAGGGATTTGTGGCTAGCAGGAACCATACAGCACAAGCTGGGAGCTTGAACTAGACAGTGTACCCTGTGGATGCCTATGCTCAATAAGCAAAGACAGTAGGTAGCTAGAGAAACCTTTACAAGGCATGGGAACTTGTCAAAGGCAGTGGTCACTATGGCTGGTACTGCAAAAGCAGTGGAGTGGGTTTGGGGTTCTAAAAGAGGTCTGCACACTGTGCTAAGATCATGGTAACTAGATACCCACAGAAGAAATTGAGAACCACCAGGAGCCCCTACACAGCATCTGCTCACCTCACTGCTACAGAATCCTGACAGTTTCTTTTCCACTCATGCCCAGTCCTGAAAGAACAAGCTCACTGCCATTGTTCATCCCAAGATAGCCCTGACTATTTAAGAAACTTCTTtatcagctggagagatggttttgggcttaagagcactgattgctcttccag from Mastomys coucha isolate ucsf_1 unplaced genomic scaffold, UCSF_Mcou_1 pScaffold18, whole genome shotgun sequence carries:
- the Ski gene encoding ski oncogene isoform X1, with product MEAAAAGRGGFQPHPGLQKTLEQFHLSSMSSLGGPAAFSARWAQEAYKKESAKEAGAATVPAPVPTAAEPPPVLHLPAIQPPPPVLPGPFFMPSDRSTERCETVLEGETISCFVVGGEKRLCLPQILNSVLRDFSLQQINSVCDELHIYCSRCTADQLEILKVMGILPFSAPSCGLITKTDAERLCNALLYGGAYPPPCKKELAASLALGLELSERSVRVYHECFGKCKGLLVPELYSSPSAACIQCLDCRLMYPPHKFVVHSHKALENRTCHWGFDSANWRAYILLSQDYTGKEEQARLGRCLDDVKEKFDYANKYKRRVPRVSEPPASIRPKADDTSSQSPASSAKQSTWLRTLAGSSNKSLGCTHPRQRLSAFRPWSPAVSASEKETSPHLPALIRDSFYSYKSFETAVAPNVALAPPTQQKVVNSPPCTTVVSRAPEPLTTCIQPRKRKLTMDTPGAPDMLTPVAAVEEDKDSEAEVEVESREEFTSSLSSLSSPSFTSSSSAKDLSSPGMHAPPVVAPDAAAHVDAPSGLEAELEHLRQALEGGLDTKEAKEKFLHEVVKMRVKQEEKLTAALQAKRSLHQELEFLRVAKKEKLREATEAKRSLRKEIERLRAENEKKMKEANESRVRLKRELEQARQVRVCDKGCEAGRLRAKYSAQIEDLQAKLQHAEADREQLRADLLREREAREHLEKVVKELQEQLWPRPRPENSGGESNAELDP
- the Ski gene encoding ski oncogene isoform X2, with the protein product MEAAAAGRGGFQPHPGLQKTLEQFHLSSMSSLGGPAAFSARWAQEAYKKESAKEAGAATVPAPVPTAAEPPPVLHLPAIQPPPPVLPGPFFMPSDRSTERCETVLEGETISCFVVGGEKRLCLPQILNSVLRDFSLQQINSVCDELHIYCSRCTADQLEILKVMGILPFSAPSCGLITKTDAERLCNALLYGGAYPPPCKKELAASLALGLELSERSVRVYHECFGKCKGLLVPELYSSPSAACIQCLDCRLMYPPHKFVVHSHKALENRTCHWGFDSANWRAYILLSQDYTGKEEQARLGRCLDDVKEKFDYANKYKRRVPRSLGCTHPRQRLSAFRPWSPAVSASEKETSPHLPALIRDSFYSYKSFETAVAPNVALAPPTQQKVVNSPPCTTVVSRAPEPLTTCIQPRKRKLTMDTPGAPDMLTPVAAVEEDKDSEAEVEVESREEFTSSLSSLSSPSFTSSSSAKDLSSPGMHAPPVVAPDAAAHVDAPSGLEAELEHLRQALEGGLDTKEAKEKFLHEVVKMRVKQEEKLTAALQAKRSLHQELEFLRVAKKEKLREATEAKRSLRKEIERLRAENEKKMKEANESRVRLKRELEQARQVRVCDKGCEAGRLRAKYSAQIEDLQAKLQHAEADREQLRADLLREREAREHLEKVVKELQEQLWPRPRPENSGGESNAELDP